The DNA segment ATACAAAATCAATGATAAAAATCGTTAACAAAACCGAGTCCAattaaaaccgaaccaaactattGATGTAATTTATCATCTATCTTGTTTTGGATTTGATGGGACAAAGATGCGTAGCATGGCTGTTTGAAGTGCCTGGGCACCAGATGCTAATGAGCATATCTCTTCCATCTTTGGGTTGAAAAAAAGATTGACGAAGAGGAAAGGAGACTAAAAATGTACAAAGAAATTAACTCTTCTAATTCACTGGATCTGCATCTGATAGAAAACTACATCGTTTACTTTAGGATATATATTGGTTCTTGACAAAAGTGATATGCATTATTTGTTGAACTCAGGCCGAAATGTTTAAGAGAGGTTAGCTTTTCTTTTATCAATTTCATGTGATGTTAAGATAATGGGTTCTGCATTTGCTCAGGCCCAGATTGCATGATGCTTCCTCCCTCCATCGCCCATTGATTGATAAGGCCTATAGAGAAAacgtggggggggggggggggttcaTAAAGCCCAATTATTAATTTAAGCTGAGAAAACAGTCAAGTAGAGTTTAGCCGGACATCTGAACGCATAATCTTATCTCATATGACCCTCCTCATTTAACTCTCTTTTAAATTTACCGAGTAGAAACTCGAGTCATGCTCAAGTAAAATTCTTATAAATGTGTTTAGAAATAAACAATTGTCCATGAAAAAAAGGAGTGGTCATAAAAGTCCAAGGTAAAAGCTGGCCTCCATTCCACTTCTACACTgtgagaaaagagagaagaaaaataaaaaggagaaaGATTTGGAAATTAAGGAAGAAACTGGAGAGTAGCTAGTAATGCCTTCTCATTCTGGAGATGACAATGTTCTTCAAGTTCTCATCAAGAACTTCGATGTTCTTGCTCTGTATGTCTCTTTGACTCTTTCCACTTCTCTTGTCTTTACAGATCtttatcttgttttcttttaagaTTGTTAATTAGATCGTATCTTGTTTCCTTAGTTTTTCATTTCTACTGAGTTCAACTACATTGTCTATGTTCTTGATCCAGTTTGAAAGAGAAAACcatctttagttttttttttactgatttatAGAGTTTAGTTctgtgtttaaattttatttgaaagttTAAACTTGCTTTATTTCTGTTTATGCAGCCCATTGGTCGCTCTCGTCTACCCTCTGTAAGTGAAATCTCTCTCCATATAATTTAGTGTGTTACTAATTAACTGGGGTAATTAAAAGATTAAATTGATAGCAAAACTCACATTTAAGCTAATTTTCTGTGTTAGATGGGTAACTAAAAGATTTAATTGATAGCAACACTCCCTTTTAAGCTAATTTTGTGTGTTAATTGAggtaatagatttttttaattgatagTAAAACTCATTTTAAAGCTAATCTTTCATCCAGATTGATATGACATGAGCACTTAGAATCCAAAGCACGAGGCAGTATGCTTTTGGAGTGTTTAACtactttattagtatattaGATAATGTGTTAGAATAATTAATTATGGTGGCAAAAAATTAACAGGTATGCATCAGTGAAAGCAATAGAGACAAAATCATTAGCAGAAGACGAGCAATGGCTCACATACTGGGTTCTCTACGCAATCATCTCCCTCTTCGAACTCATTTTCTCCAAACTTCTCGAATTGTTAGTTCTGTAAcgttactattattattatttgtcgAGCACACTATTTTTATGCTAGTGCAAACCATTTAGCTTGTGCTTACAAACTTCGgtcatataataaataatcaaatctctACTTCTAATAAAGGTTTCCGATATGGCCGTTCTTGAAGCTGGTGGGGATATGCTGGCTAGTGCTGCCACAGTTTAACGGAGCAGAACATGTCTACAGACATTTCATCAGGCCATTCTACATGAACCCTCAAAGAGCTTCCACCAATATTTGGTACGTTCCTCAGAAGAAGCTCAACTTCTTTCCGAAACGTGACGACGACGATATCCTCACTGCTGCTGAGAAGTACATGGAGAAACACGGCACCGACGCATTTGAACGAATGATCGTCAgggtaaaattcaaaataaataaacatgtcGTATGGTTGGTTGTTTATGTTTAAATGTTTAATGAATGTGGTTTTTATGATGCAGAAGGATAGTTATGAAAGAGggaggagaggaggaggaggaggaggaggaagcaaTAACTACATGATCTTTGATGATGATTATAGGTACTAAGTTTACCAAGTTCTGGTCGTTTTGATCGGTCACTGATCTGATCATAAAACTGTTTGGTTACATTATTCAGTTTGTAAGCTGGGCTGTGTGACTTTTGTTTATCTCTATTGACTTTAATAATTGTCAGGATTATGTCTGAGTATCATCCTTATGTAGGTGTTAACATGTTTTGTATTAGTAATAGAAATCTGccattttatagttttaaagaAAAGCCAATGACATATCATAAGGTCGAATAAACTAAACCCAAATGCTCATATAAGTTCTTGAATCTCAAAGTAGAACAGAACACAAAGagttctttttaaaacaaaaagaactaaAATACTGAAAAGTGCTTAGACgtcaaaacaaaattcaaaagcTTTGAAGGTTATGTTTAAGACCTTGGCTTCTCCTTCTTGCCCTTGTAGAGAGCAGAGAGTGAAACACCAGCAACCTTGACGACCTTGTACCTTACTCCAGGAATATCTCCAACAGCATGACCCTTACGCCCAAATCCAGAGATCAACACCTCGTCCTACAAACAtcataacacaaaaaaaaaatgatttcaacctttgacaaaaaaaaagaattcataATTGGTtacaaagtctttttttttataattattattagacTTTACATTTGGCTCAATGAGGTTCAAACAACCATCGTTGGGGACAAAAGCAGTAACTTTCTTTCCATTCTTGACAAGCTGTACTCTAACACACTTACGGATAGCAGAGTTTGGCTGCTTAGCCTCCATTCCTCTGGAATAATCAAACCACAAAGACTCTCACTCGATCATCaatactaaaaaataaaaataaagcaGATAAATAAATGTTCCTTTTTATATAGATAGCTCTTACATGAGCTCAAGGACGATTCCTTTGGCGTGAGAAGATCCAGCCAAAGGCTTATTCCATTCATTTCCTAGGTGAGCCTTCTTGTAGCTCTTGTCTGACCACCTCTGTTTTTTCCTATGCACTTTTTGAACACGTGCAGATACCATACCCCTTGTCTTTCTGTATCATATCATCACACCATAGAATGCAACATCAAAAAGAccagaaaaatatatatcaaatcttCATCTCAGCATGATTCATGACTCCACACACAAAATAACCAAATTCAAgtttatattatcataaaatagaAAGCTTTCATAAAACTTACACACAATCCAATCATCAAACTTAACACACTAAATCTCCTTATTAACTCTTATATCTTTAGATTAAAATTTCTCAAACCAAGAAAACAAGCAATCAACATACATCTCCATAAACAAACACGCACTGATGCAGAATCTTCTATATAATTCAATGATAAACTAGAAattacaataacaaaaaaaaaaatcaatagaaacACTAAAAGAACAAACAGTACCCCATGTTTgtggatggagaagaagattgacaGCAACGATGCTTTTGCAACACGCAAACAATATGAGATAAAAAAACTTTGCAGCTGCTGAAAACCCTAAACAGAGTTGCTAGTGCGGCTTCTCATTTATAATAAACACACAGAAAAAGAGACTTTGGCACCAAGCTATCTACCAGTGGGCCGTTTCACAATCAAATACAGGCCCATCAGACccagtttaattttattacagGCCCGGCTCCATTTTCACTTCACGAACTCGTATACTCGCAGGCAAAGCGCGTGAATGTTACGTCTCTATCTATCTTCTTTGTCAATTTCGTCAACGACGACGATCATCCAAACTTATCTTTCTcatttgctcttcttctcctcaccAACTTCTTCGCATCAGAGGTTCGTTAACACTTTCTCCGTTTCATCTTTGCTTTGATCTTTTTTGACTTCACACGTTACTCTGTTTAGTCAAAGCTTCGATCTTTGCTTTTTAATAATCTTCTTCTCTTCGAAAGGCTCCAACTTTACTGAATTCAGCTGATGGGTTTCTCAATCTGTTGTTGCAGATTCTAATCATGGCGACGACGCTATTCAATGCCTCTTGCAGCTTCCCGTCGATCAAAGTAATCGATTGCAAGAGCTACGTCGGTCTCAGATCGAATGTGAATCAAGTCCGAGTCGCTTCTCTTCCGGTTGCAACTTCTCAGCGACGCTCTCTTGTCGTGAGAGCCAGCAACGGACACGCCAAGAAGCTTGGAAGGAGCGACGCTGAGTGTGAAGCAGACGTTGCTGCAGGCAACGTTCCTGAAGCTCCTCCGGTTCCACCTAAACCGGTTGCTCCGGCTGGTACGCCGGTTATTCAGCCTCTCGTGAGTATTCGAATCCCCCGTAGGTTCCTTACATATGATTCTTACATTAATTACCTTTTGGTTTACGTTAGAAACCATTACATTGTTGTTATGTCTTAATGTGATGAACACTCTGTTTAGCTTAAAGTTTGAAGCTTTAAGAgagtttttggttttagttcTTCTGAATGTAACTTGTGGGTTTCAGAATCTAAACAGAAGGCCACGGCGTAACCGTGCTTCTCCTACAGTGAGAGCTGCTTTCCAGGAAACTGACATCTCCCCTGCTAATTTTGTCTACCCACTTTTCATTCATGAAGGTTGCTTTCTTTCTCTTGTTTTATCTGACACATTGTCTCTGGTCTCTATTGTCTTAAGAAATTCTTATGTGTGTTTTTGGAGTCTGGCAGGTGAGGAGGACACGCCTATTGGAGCTATGCCCGGTTGCTACAGGCTTGGCTGGAGGCATGGCCTTTTACAAGAGGTTTGGCCTCCTCTGTGTTTTGATTTTGCTTCCTTTTATATGTTAGTTCTTTGGGAggagaaataattaaaatgagtTTTCTTTTTGCAAACAGGTTGCAAAGGCTAGAGCTGTTGGTGTCAACAGCATCGTGTTGTTTCCCAAAGTCCCCGAGGCTTTGAAGGTTTCATACTTCTCTTCTATACGCATACATATGTTCTTGACCTGTTTATTGAACTCTTATGGTATATGGCTTTCATTTTGTAGAATCCGACAGGAGACGAGGCATACAATGACAATGGTCTTGTGCCTCGAACTATTCGTCTTCTCAAAGACAAGTATCCTGATCTTGTAAGATCTGTAAATCTTAGTTTGTTAGATATAACTGGAGATGAAAATATAGGATAATCTTGGTAATCaatgttcttttgtttttatctctTAGATTATCTACACTGATGTTGCTCTGGATCCCTACTCATCTGATGGTCACGATGGTATAGTCAGAGAAGATGGTAAGTATTCTTTAACCTAGCGTTCTTCTGTTATGTCTTTAATCGGAGCTGTGATACATATTTTTATCTCATGTAGGTGTAATAATGAACGATGAAACTGTTCATCAGCTATGTAAGCAAGCTGTTTCTCAGGCCCGAGCTGGAGCGGATGTTGTTAGTCCGAGTGATATGATGGATGGTCGAGTAGGCGCGATCCGTGCAGCTCTAGATGCTGAAGGCTTTCAGAACGTCTCCATCATGTCTTACACCGCAAAGTATGGACCCTTTTtttttggagcatttttacTTTGTTTGTTCTGTCTGATAACTCCGGTGTATGAACCAAACCAACAGGTACGCAAGTTCGTTCTACGGCCCCTTCCGTGAAGCTTTGGACTCAAACCCACGTTTTGGGGACAAGAAAACGTGAGTAGCAAACAATCTGTTTGTCAAGTTTGCATCTTTGTTTGTATATTTAACAAATTTTGGGTTCTTTTTGGACAAAAGTTATCAGATGAACCCGGCTAATTATAGAGAGGCTTTGATTGAGGCTCGTGAAGATGAGGCTGAAGGAGCCGACATTCTCCTGGTAAGAAATCTCATTTGATCAGTCTTCAGTAAAACATGTGAAGAGTTTGGTAACAACATGGAGTGTTTGGTTTACAGGTGAAGCCAGGTCTCCCATATTTGGACATCATTCGGCTTCTCAGGGACAAATCTCCCTTGCCTATTGCTGCATACCAAGTAAGTACTATCCTCATCTTTACCATCAACACTATCAGTCTGtctctcagttttttttttgttgagtttGATCACTTTCCATGATGGATCTTCAGGTGTCTGGGGAGTACTCGATGATCAAAGCTGGGGGAGTCCTGAAGATGATCGATGAGGAGAAAGTGATGATGGAGTCGCTCATGTGCTTACGCAGAGCTGGTGCTGACATCATCCTCACCTACTTTGCTCTTCAAGCTGCTACTTACCTATGCAACCAGAGGCGGTAGtagaagagacagagagagataagagagttTACTGGTTTGCATTTGAGTATTAACCATTTGAGCAATCATGATTTTTTGCCTTGTACTACTTTTCCCTTGCAAATCTCATGTCCTGATCCAACTTTGTTTGGTCATGTTTCTTTGTATCACAAATGTGTTCCTCATTGATTTCTATTTAGAAGCATTGTTCTGAGTTTTGTAAGGTTGgctcttatattatttttttgcttgCTGAAGTACTTGTTACTGTGCATTTTCAGTTAGCAATCGACAtggtttataaatgtttttttttttatcaattaatttGATCCCTACACGAGTTATTTATTTGCTTCGTTTCACAAGCTCGCAAAAACAGGTAACTGAATCAAACCAAACTATCCGGGTTattggtttggttcagtttaaaactaaaccaaaccattcagattgaataaaatatgaatcaaTTAGGTTATGTAAGAAATAAATATGGTACCGTTTAACTTATAGGTTTGGTTTTCTGCCCATCCTAACTGAACTTTATCTTTAGTTAAAACAAGTTAAATAATGTCATAAGAGTGAAcccttttgattttaattttgatgaatgtgtacaaataatatattagtctTACAATAATTTAAACTATAATACAAAACATCAAATGTGTTATTGATGAGGatggatttatgatttatcaaCCCTTAGTGTAAACACACACAATgccgaccaaaaaaaaagaaggaaacacacacacacattgaCAACAAGTTTGGCGacgaataaaataaaaaaaaacggtAAAGACGAAACAAAACTCGTGTCTACATTGGATCTTAACGTCCAAGTCAAAGACGTATCAAAAAGTCCAATGGGCCTTCAAGCTAATCACTTACGTCTGCTAAGTTCTAGGGTTTCCTCATCGTCCCTCCtataaaaacaacatttctagGGTTTTTTCATCACTACCGCCGAACCAAACCAACAAGATGGGACGAAGTAAGTCTTCTCTTTCAATTCTCAATTCGAATATTAGCTCAATCTTAGATCCTTGAATCCGTATCTGTTTCCCTAGTCTCTCTGATTAGATTCGTTTCCAATCGATTTTGAAATGTGTGTTTAACAGGACCAGCGAGATGCTACCGTCAGATCAAGGGCAAACCCTACCCGAAATCCCGCTACTGCCGTGGTGTCCCCGACCCGAAGATCCGAATCTACGACGTCGGGATGAAGAAAAAGGGAGTCGACGAGTTCCCCTTCTGCGTCCACCTCGTCTCCTGGGAGAAGGAGAACGTCTCCAGCGAAGCCCTCGAGGCCGCTCGTATCGCCTGCAACAAGTACATGGTCAAATCCGCCGGGAAAGACGCCTTCCATCTGAGGATTAGGGTTCATCCTTTCCATGTTTTGCGTATCAACAAGATGCTTTCGTGCGCCGGAGCTGATAGGCTTCAGACTGGTATGAGAGGTGCGTTCGGGAAGGCGTTGGGGACTTGCGCTAGGGTTGCGATTGGGCAGGTGCTTTTGTCTGTGAGGTGTAAGGATAACCATGGGGCTCATGCTCAGGAGGCTCTTAGGAGGGCTAAGTTTAAGTTCCCTGGTCGTCAGAAGATCATTGTTAGCAGGAAGTGGTATGTCTTTATACTCTTTCTTGTGTTTTGAAGAGATTGCTTACGTGTACATTTGATGTGTTTAGGGGATTCACTAAGTTTAACCGTGCTGACTACACGAGGTTGAGACAGTCGAAGAGGATTGTTCCTGATGGTGTCAATGCCaaggtttgttttttcttttctttttgttttgtgtgttgtttgtttgtttttctttcgtGATTTGTAATTGTGTTTCTTTGGGTTGTGCAGTTTCTGTCGAACCATGGTCGTTTGGCTAACCGTCAACCTGGAAGCGCCTTCATTTCAGCCACCAGCGATTAAGGATGGAGATGATTTTTGGTTGTAGAacctatcatcatcatctagtTTCTgaatatctttttgttttgttttgttttcgttGTAACAAGGATCCTATTATGGTTTCATTTTGCTATGACAATTGCTTTAAGTTCAGTTTAtggattatgtttttttatactCAAGTTTATCAAGTTCCTTGTCCACTTCTCGTTTCGTTAAGTTGTTCATCTTACGTTCTCATAATTTACATAGAATCATCTTCTTTGATAATTGATAAACTCACTAGTAAGACTTGAGTTGAGTAACTCAGCTCAGAAGATAGAAAAACCATAATGCGTGCGTTTAAATCTGTATGCTTTACAAAACAACCCACTCATGTTTTGTGATGAGTAAATCGCTCATTATATGAACTCTACACACAAACTGACATCTCTATTCTCCTTCATCAGTACGTTGATTTCCGCCATCACCCGTTTGTGTCT comes from the Raphanus sativus cultivar WK10039 unplaced genomic scaffold, ASM80110v3 Scaffold1504, whole genome shotgun sequence genome and includes:
- the LOC130504337 gene encoding HVA22-like protein c produces the protein MPSHSGDDNVLQVLIKNFDVLALPLVALVYPLYASVKAIETKSLAEDEQWLTYWVLYAIISLFELIFSKLLELFPIWPFLKLVGICWLVLPQFNGAEHVYRHFIRPFYMNPQRASTNIWYVPQKKLNFFPKRDDDDILTAAEKYMEKHGTDAFERMIVRKDSYERGRRGGGGGGGSNNYMIFDDDYRY
- the LOC130504338 gene encoding 40S ribosomal protein S23-like; translated protein: MGKTRGMVSARVQKVHRKKQRWSDKSYKKAHLGNEWNKPLAGSSHAKGIVLELIGMEAKQPNSAIRKCVRVQLVKNGKKVTAFVPNDGCLNLIEPNDEVLISGFGRKGHAVGDIPGVRYKVVKVAGVSLSALYKGKKEKPRS
- the LOC108824492 gene encoding delta-aminolevulinic acid dehydratase 1, chloroplastic, with translation MATTLFNASCSFPSIKVIDCKSYVGLRSNVNQVRVASLPVATSQRRSLVVRASNGHAKKLGRSDAECEADVAAGNVPEAPPVPPKPVAPAGTPVIQPLNLNRRPRRNRASPTVRAAFQETDISPANFVYPLFIHEGEEDTPIGAMPGCYRLGWRHGLLQEVAKARAVGVNSIVLFPKVPEALKNPTGDEAYNDNGLVPRTIRLLKDKYPDLIIYTDVALDPYSSDGHDGIVREDGVIMNDETVHQLCKQAVSQARAGADVVSPSDMMDGRVGAIRAALDAEGFQNVSIMSYTAKYASSFYGPFREALDSNPRFGDKKTYQMNPANYREALIEAREDEAEGADILLVKPGLPYLDIIRLLRDKSPLPIAAYQVSGEYSMIKAGGVLKMIDEEKVMMESLMCLRRAGADIILTYFALQAATYLCNQRR
- the LOC130504339 gene encoding 60S ribosomal protein L10-3-like yields the protein MGRRPARCYRQIKGKPYPKSRYCRGVPDPKIRIYDVGMKKKGVDEFPFCVHLVSWEKENVSSEALEAARIACNKYMVKSAGKDAFHLRIRVHPFHVLRINKMLSCAGADRLQTGMRGAFGKALGTCARVAIGQVLLSVRCKDNHGAHAQEALRRAKFKFPGRQKIIVSRKWGFTKFNRADYTRLRQSKRIVPDGVNAKFLSNHGRLANRQPGSAFISATSD